The sequence GATGAGATAGTTACATTGGTGGATCAGCTGAAATTGAACTAATTTTTTTAAAATTAAACATTTTTTTTAAAAAAGGGGATTCATGGAATATTTAGACTAAGTAAGCGGGTAATTAGTACTAAGCTTGTATTAACACTTAGTGGGTAATTAAAATATAGCTACTACATTCTGCTGACCATTAAGTACATTATCTTATCACAACAATTATTGAAATAATTTCCTACAGTATGAAAAAAAATTCCAAGGTGATTGATATGGTAATGAACAAGGAAATGATGGATGCACTAGAAAAAAACAACATAGTATGGTTAGCAACTGCCAGTAATGAAAGTACTCCTAACCTGGTTCCAATAGGATTTGTAAAACCTTTAGATAGTGAAACAATCCTACTGGTGGCTAACTTCATGAACAAAAGCTTTGAAAATCTTAAAAACAATCCCCAGGCAAGTGTAGCTGTTGCAGATATATCTGAATGCCCCTACCAGTTTAAGGGCACCGTGGAAATCCATGAATCAGGTAAATACTTCGATGATGCAGTTGAATGGGCTAAAAGTGTCATGACTCAGTTAGCACCCAAAGCAGCAATTTTACTCAAGGTCACTGAAATATATTCAGTACAGCCAGGTCCAGATGCAGGTAAACGGGTTGACTAAATAAAAAGAGTAAATTTGGTGATTTAATCACCCCCATTTATCATCTTATTTTTAGATAATTCTTATTTTTAAGATTATTTTAATGGGGTTATTTTATGGGGTTATCTGAACTGGTTTTTGATGTTTCTTTAGAGGGATTTTAAAATAAGAGCGTGTAATAAATGCCTTAAAAAGTGAATGTCTTAAAAGGCAAACTCACAGACTAAACAGCGATGGTCCTTCTCGTAAGGGTCCAGATCCACTTTATCCACTATTCGGAAACCGTGCTCTTTTAGCTTGGATGATTCCTCACGGAATATCTGTTTTGGTTTGCGGGTAACATCTATACTCCTGGCTTTAATCATGATCATTCCCTGACCCTCTTCTTTCAGGAACATTCGCATGTTGTCCATGAATATTTCAGTCTGGTTGGGCTGGGCCACATCAGAGTAAACAGTATCTACTTTTTCCACCAGTCCCATGTAATTTGCAGGTTTACTGGCATCATCCAGTATGGGAATCATGTTTTTTCTCCCTCTGCAAACAGCCAGAAGCTCCCTCATCATACGGGGTGCAAACTCCACACAGTAAACCACCCCATC is a genomic window of Methanobacterium formicicum DSM 3637 containing:
- a CDS encoding fibrillarin-like rRNA/tRNA 2'-O-methyltransferase; its protein translation is MEDNLDLNNSFTGVYELEGHLATCNLNQGVKIYGEKLVDYEDVECRLWDPRRSKLAAALLKGLETFPIEVDSRVLYLGASAGTTPSHISDIVTDGVVYCVEFAPRMMRELLAVCRGRKNMIPILDDASKPANYMGLVEKVDTVYSDVAQPNQTEIFMDNMRMFLKEEGQGMIMIKARSIDVTRKPKQIFREESSKLKEHGFRIVDKVDLDPYEKDHRCLVCEFAF
- a CDS encoding pyridoxamine 5'-phosphate oxidase family protein yields the protein MVMNKEMMDALEKNNIVWLATASNESTPNLVPIGFVKPLDSETILLVANFMNKSFENLKNNPQASVAVADISECPYQFKGTVEIHESGKYFDDAVEWAKSVMTQLAPKAAILLKVTEIYSVQPGPDAGKRVD